A genome region from Archaeoglobus fulgidus DSM 4304 includes the following:
- a CDS encoding alpha/beta fold hydrolase codes for MLERVFIDVDGVKVSLLKGRERKVFYIHSSGSDATQWVNQLTAIGGYAIDLPNHGQSDTVEVNSVDEYAYYASESLKKTVGKAVVVGHSLGGAVAQKLYLRNPEICLALVLVGTGARLRVLPEILEGLKKEPEKAVDLMLSMAFASKGEEYEKKRREFLDRVDVLHLDLSLCDRFDLLEDYRNGKLKIGVPTLVIVGEEDKLTPLKYHEFFHKHIPNSELVVIPGASHMVMLEKHVEFNEALEKFLKKVGV; via the coding sequence ATGCTGGAGAGAGTATTCATCGACGTGGATGGAGTAAAGGTCTCTCTCCTCAAAGGGAGGGAGAGGAAAGTTTTTTACATACACAGCTCCGGGAGCGACGCCACTCAGTGGGTAAATCAGTTGACGGCAATCGGGGGTTACGCAATAGACCTCCCCAATCACGGCCAGAGCGACACCGTGGAGGTTAATTCGGTTGACGAATACGCTTATTATGCCAGTGAGAGCTTGAAGAAAACCGTTGGGAAAGCCGTCGTAGTGGGTCATAGCTTAGGTGGGGCTGTAGCTCAAAAATTATATCTTAGAAATCCTGAAATCTGCTTGGCTCTCGTTCTGGTAGGGACTGGAGCGAGGCTGAGGGTTCTTCCTGAGATCTTGGAAGGCCTAAAAAAGGAACCTGAAAAGGCGGTTGACTTAATGTTAAGTATGGCGTTTGCCAGCAAAGGAGAGGAATACGAGAAGAAAAGACGAGAGTTCTTGGATAGAGTTGATGTGCTACACCTCGATCTCAGTTTGTGTGATAGATTTGATTTGCTTGAAGACTACAGGAACGGGAAGTTGAAAATAGGTGTCCCAACTCTCGTAATTGTCGGCGAGGAGGACAAGCTAACGCCGCTGAAGTATCACGAATTTTTTCACAAGCACATTCCAAATTCAGAACTAGTCGTAATACCTGGCGCCAGCCACATGGTAATGCTTGAAAAGCACGTGGAATTCAACGAGGCGCTTGAAAAGTTTCTCAAAAAAGTTGGGGTTTAA
- a CDS encoding TIGR00366 family protein, which yields MEDGRYSALERMGARLCASVEKWMPDPLIFALLLTLVTYLLVIVVMKPYTVMDAGTMVKWLLVDVWYKGFWGLLSFAMQMCLILVTGYAIAYHPIVYRILKKIATLPSDTKSAAALTALIAMIAAWINWGLGLIVGAILARTIGIEFYRTGKPLHYPAVVAAGYAGLGLTWHWGLSASAPLLINTPNHFLKDVFVELFGRETVPLNETIFHPYTLINLAIIISFGVLAYYALAPNRGELKGIDKVAPHIIELVKKEKEEELKEKSKERVTIADKLENSKVLALLISILGIITMGYWFYEKGFFGGLNLNSLNFTFIMVGLLLYMNPIAYMRAITRAAGAVAGILVQFPFYAGIMGMMRYSAVVAGGPNLATVIANSIASVATPFTWPAICLYIAGLINIFIPSGGGEWAAVGEILARTSAALGVPIGKTVIAYGVGDAWTNLFQPFWAIPLLGLTGTRARDVFGYTISVMILATIPLSLGLVLVPY from the coding sequence ATGGAGGATGGGCGGTACAGCGCCCTGGAGAGAATGGGAGCAAGACTGTGCGCAAGCGTGGAGAAATGGATGCCGGACCCATTAATCTTTGCTCTGCTTCTGACTTTGGTGACTTATCTGTTGGTAATAGTGGTGATGAAGCCGTACACAGTGATGGATGCGGGAACGATGGTTAAGTGGCTCCTCGTGGATGTTTGGTACAAAGGCTTCTGGGGTCTCCTGTCCTTCGCCATGCAAATGTGTTTGATTCTTGTTACCGGTTATGCAATAGCCTATCATCCAATCGTTTACAGGATTTTGAAAAAGATAGCGACACTCCCTTCAGATACTAAATCGGCTGCAGCTCTTACGGCACTTATTGCAATGATTGCAGCTTGGATAAACTGGGGACTTGGACTTATAGTTGGGGCCATTTTGGCCAGAACAATTGGAATTGAATTCTACAGAACAGGAAAGCCATTGCACTATCCGGCTGTAGTAGCAGCCGGTTATGCCGGTTTAGGACTTACTTGGCATTGGGGTTTATCGGCTTCTGCACCATTATTGATTAACACGCCAAATCACTTTCTAAAGGATGTTTTCGTGGAGTTGTTCGGCAGGGAGACAGTTCCGCTGAACGAGACCATCTTTCATCCATATACTCTTATAAATCTGGCAATAATCATTTCTTTCGGGGTACTGGCTTATTACGCGCTTGCGCCTAACAGGGGTGAATTGAAAGGAATAGACAAAGTTGCACCACACATAATTGAGCTGGTGAAGAAAGAAAAGGAAGAGGAGCTGAAAGAAAAAAGTAAAGAGCGCGTAACGATTGCTGACAAGCTTGAGAACAGTAAAGTTCTCGCCCTACTAATAAGCATATTGGGGATTATCACGATGGGCTACTGGTTCTACGAGAAAGGCTTTTTCGGTGGACTAAACCTAAATTCGCTGAATTTTACGTTTATAATGGTTGGCCTTCTTCTCTACATGAATCCCATAGCTTACATGAGGGCTATCACCAGAGCGGCAGGAGCAGTAGCAGGAATACTGGTTCAGTTTCCGTTCTATGCGGGTATTATGGGAATGATGAGGTACAGTGCAGTTGTTGCAGGGGGACCAAATCTTGCAACTGTTATAGCCAACAGTATAGCGAGCGTTGCAACGCCGTTTACGTGGCCGGCAATATGTTTATACATTGCAGGGCTGATAAACATATTCATACCTTCTGGAGGTGGAGAATGGGCAGCAGTTGGAGAGATTTTAGCAAGAACGTCAGCTGCCCTGGGTGTGCCTATTGGAAAAACCGTAATTGCTTATGGTGTAGGGGACGCTTGGACAAACCTCTTCCAGCCATTCTGGGCGATTCCTCTCCTCGGACTTACGGGAACAAGGGCCAGAGATGTTTTTGGATACACGATCTCCGTGATGATATTGGCAACCATTCCGCTCTCGCTCGGTTTAGTTCTCGTTCCATATTGA
- the sucD gene encoding succinate--CoA ligase subunit alpha, whose amino-acid sequence MAILVDENTRVIVQGITGFQGSFQAKRMLDYGTKVVGGVTPGKGGSEVHGIPVYNTVEEAVAETNADTSIIYVPARFATDAIFEAFDAGLRLVVCVTEGIPLYDEMLIHRKLREVKSMLLGPNCPGVISPGRSKVGLLPDRSFTQGNLGVVSRSGTLTYQICENLTKAGIGQSTVVGIGGDPMPGLTFVDVLKMFEEDEETKAVLLVGEIGGTAEEKAAEFIKQMSKPVVAFIAGRTAPPGKRMGHAGAIIEGSTGTAEAKMAALRDAGARVAETLLDVVKEVRRVLE is encoded by the coding sequence GTGGCGATTCTTGTTGATGAAAACACCCGTGTTATTGTGCAGGGAATAACCGGATTTCAGGGAAGTTTCCAGGCAAAGAGAATGCTCGATTACGGAACCAAAGTTGTAGGAGGGGTGACACCCGGAAAGGGCGGTAGTGAAGTGCACGGAATACCCGTTTACAATACTGTGGAGGAGGCAGTAGCAGAAACAAATGCAGACACATCGATAATTTACGTTCCCGCACGCTTTGCAACCGACGCCATTTTTGAGGCCTTCGACGCAGGGCTGAGGCTTGTTGTGTGCGTTACTGAGGGCATACCTCTCTACGACGAGATGCTCATTCACAGGAAGCTCAGGGAAGTGAAATCCATGCTCCTTGGCCCTAACTGCCCCGGTGTTATAAGTCCGGGGAGGTCCAAGGTAGGTCTTCTGCCCGACAGAAGCTTTACACAGGGCAATCTCGGTGTAGTTTCGAGAAGCGGAACTCTTACCTATCAAATCTGCGAGAATCTTACAAAGGCAGGGATTGGCCAGTCCACAGTTGTGGGGATTGGGGGCGACCCGATGCCTGGATTGACCTTTGTTGACGTTCTCAAAATGTTTGAGGAGGACGAAGAGACCAAAGCTGTTCTGCTGGTTGGTGAAATAGGTGGAACAGCCGAGGAAAAGGCTGCGGAGTTCATAAAGCAAATGTCAAAGCCTGTCGTGGCATTCATTGCCGGAAGGACGGCACCACCGGGGAAGAGAATGGGGCATGCCGGCGCAATAATCGAGGGGAGTACGGGGACTGCAGAGGCGAAAATGGCTGCACTACGCGATGCAGGGGCGAGGGTTGCGGAAACTTTGCTGGATGTGGTGAAGGAGGTCAGAAGAGTGCTGGAGTGA
- the sucC gene encoding ADP-forming succinate--CoA ligase subunit beta: protein MRLHEHQAKQIFAKHGIRVPRGEVATSPEEAEKIAEKLGGRVVVKAQILVGGRGKAGGVKKANSPEEAKEVAKKILGMTIKGHRVEKVLVEEQLNMRKEYYVGYVVDKSSRLPTVIFSRMGGMDVEEIAAKHPDAIHRIYFDPLWGLKDYEVRKALFRAGFEGEEFKQMFDIIKKLVDIAFAYEAELTEINPLAVTDEGFLAADARLNTDDNALYRHPELAELREATEEDPLEREARLKGINYVHLGGNVGVIANGAGLAMATMDIINLMGGKPANFLDTGGGLADPVKMKNCLLHVLKDPNVRVVFINIYAEITRCEKVAEGIILALDEAPRKVPLVVKLAGTNEEIGREMLERYSSEKGAEIHFVESIEEGARKAVELAG from the coding sequence ATGCGCCTTCACGAGCATCAGGCAAAGCAGATATTTGCAAAGCACGGAATTAGGGTTCCGCGGGGCGAGGTTGCTACATCACCTGAAGAGGCGGAGAAAATTGCGGAAAAACTTGGAGGCAGGGTTGTGGTTAAGGCCCAGATTTTGGTTGGTGGAAGGGGCAAGGCGGGGGGTGTTAAGAAGGCAAACAGCCCGGAAGAGGCAAAGGAAGTGGCAAAGAAGATTCTCGGCATGACCATCAAAGGGCACAGGGTTGAGAAAGTGCTTGTGGAGGAGCAGCTCAATATGAGAAAGGAGTACTACGTGGGCTACGTCGTTGACAAGTCGAGCAGGCTCCCCACAGTGATTTTCAGTCGGATGGGAGGTATGGATGTGGAGGAAATAGCTGCGAAGCACCCCGATGCAATACACAGGATTTACTTCGACCCCCTTTGGGGGCTGAAGGATTACGAGGTTCGCAAGGCTCTGTTCAGAGCCGGCTTTGAAGGAGAGGAGTTCAAGCAGATGTTTGACATAATCAAAAAACTTGTCGATATCGCATTTGCCTACGAAGCTGAGCTGACGGAGATAAACCCCCTTGCGGTGACGGATGAGGGATTTTTGGCTGCCGACGCCCGATTGAACACCGATGACAACGCCCTCTACCGCCATCCGGAGCTTGCAGAACTGAGGGAGGCAACGGAGGAGGACCCGCTTGAGAGGGAGGCGAGGCTGAAAGGAATCAACTACGTCCACCTTGGCGGGAATGTGGGGGTAATTGCAAACGGTGCGGGCCTTGCAATGGCCACAATGGACATAATCAACCTGATGGGAGGAAAGCCGGCGAACTTCCTTGATACCGGAGGAGGCCTGGCTGACCCGGTTAAAATGAAAAATTGCCTCCTTCACGTTCTCAAGGACCCGAATGTGAGGGTTGTTTTCATAAACATCTACGCAGAGATAACGAGGTGTGAAAAGGTTGCTGAAGGAATCATTCTGGCACTGGACGAAGCTCCGAGAAAGGTTCCGCTTGTCGTAAAGCTTGCGGGCACAAATGAGGAAATCGGGAGGGAAATGCTTGAGAGGTACAGTTCGGAGAAGGGGGCGGAAATCCACTTCGTGGAGTCTATTGAAGAGGGAGCCAGAAAGGCTGTTGAGCTTGCGGGGTGA